A genome region from Halobacterium hubeiense includes the following:
- a CDS encoding ParA family protein — protein MLAYSTYSEAGGVGKTTTAANLAVAHARAGLKPLVVPLDPQDGDLSRLFGVDTDRTESVDNIVRHMIRRPSGDFDDLVRTVEGVDIIPEHNMLSDLAEYLQREKDQAEAMGEAFGMHAQLLRVLQDAGVPDEYDVLICDPPATEGPHLYNAIHATRSLVIPVEPSAKGRAAVEGLESLVAGLEDQLDVEVGVLAAVPVGFKNTRDQRTILDEIDYPIPEVIGERASLMEGCWMQQCSAFEYVRNHRDRRRDYEIETLAQFDRIARHLEEQVGLEAPNPPEPGDLDHEVLSA, from the coding sequence ATGTTAGCGTACTCGACGTACAGCGAGGCCGGCGGGGTCGGGAAGACGACGACAGCCGCGAACCTCGCGGTCGCGCACGCACGAGCGGGCCTGAAACCGCTCGTCGTCCCACTCGACCCGCAAGACGGCGACCTCTCCCGACTCTTCGGCGTCGACACGGACCGCACCGAGTCCGTGGACAACATCGTCCGACACATGATTCGGCGCCCCAGCGGCGACTTCGACGACCTCGTACGGACTGTCGAAGGCGTCGACATCATCCCGGAGCACAACATGCTCTCGGACCTCGCCGAATACCTCCAACGCGAGAAAGACCAAGCCGAAGCGATGGGAGAAGCCTTCGGGATGCACGCGCAGCTGCTGCGCGTCCTCCAAGACGCCGGCGTGCCCGACGAGTACGACGTCCTCATCTGTGACCCGCCCGCGACCGAAGGGCCACACCTCTACAACGCGATTCACGCCACGCGCTCGCTCGTCATCCCCGTCGAACCGAGCGCGAAGGGACGAGCCGCCGTCGAAGGCCTCGAATCGCTGGTCGCAGGGCTGGAGGACCAACTGGACGTCGAGGTGGGCGTCCTCGCCGCGGTGCCGGTCGGGTTCAAGAACACGCGCGACCAGCGCACGATTCTCGACGAAATCGACTACCCCATTCCCGAGGTCATCGGCGAGCGGGCGTCCCTGATGGAGGGTTGCTGGATGCAACAGTGTTCGGCGTTCGAGTACGTCCGGAACCACCGCGACCGCCGGCGCGACTACGAAATCGAGACGCTCGCCCAGTTCGACCGGATTGCCCGCCACCTGGAAGAGCAGGTCGGGCTGGAAGCGCCGAACCCGCCCGAGCCCGGCGACCTCGACCACGAGGTGCTGTCCGCATGA
- a CDS encoding TRAM domain-containing protein, with product MTEIPDSLRTLYETTLEEHDDQYVVSVPKEVVTDSSLEVGDVYRVALLRSQVGAESGGAAASRSEQPSEESSTGRGQVQEPPVEEGEVRTVTIDTLGDQGDGIAKVERGFIVIVPGTQPGDRAEVEITDVKESVAFAEPVSEPEVR from the coding sequence ATGACTGAGATTCCTGATTCATTGCGGACGCTCTACGAGACGACGCTGGAGGAACATGATGACCAGTACGTGGTTTCGGTGCCGAAGGAAGTGGTGACGGACAGTTCGCTGGAAGTCGGCGATGTCTATCGGGTCGCGCTTCTGCGTTCGCAGGTGGGCGCTGAGTCGGGGGGCGCAGCAGCGTCGCGGAGCGAGCAGCCGTCTGAGGAATCGTCGACCGGGCGGGGGCAGGTGCAGGAGCCACCGGTCGAGGAGGGCGAGGTGCGAACGGTGACCATCGACACGCTCGGCGACCAAGGCGACGGCATCGCGAAAGTCGAGCGCGGATTCATCGTCATCGTTCCAGGCACCCAGCCCGGCGACCGCGCCGAGGTCGAGATTACGGACGTCAAGGAGTCGGTCGCGTTCGCGGAGCCGGTCAGCGAACCGGAAGTCCGGTAG
- a CDS encoding ABC transporter substrate-binding protein yields the protein MSNDNQIRHGIRTRRDYLKGGSALLGGGLLAGCLGGSDDDSSTAANTTTGTSAGESANTTTSGSYTVSMAPMGDVEFDEVPESIFTRLTHLAGMAFALGRGDDVNAMHAPDYYDALWNQFTPRLEGVSLDWTGLYSSWNPSMETLYELDSDVHLADPASVFALSDWNMDDIEEVRERIGPWFGNQFSDTHAQPPSEWADSYEYYGLWEMFERVAKVFQAEDRYEALAAVRSDLLDTVESNLPPEDERPAAVMVGASDLQSIYAYRLDDPGFLTAHTRPLEPKSAFGPGVESSTTVDMEALAEADPDVILALGGMHPSTDIEAIRSGFRESEVGQKLGAVENDRIYAQGARYQGPILNLFQIEMTAKQLYPEQFGEWPTYTEGPYPEIPEDEQLFDRQRVANVINGNY from the coding sequence ATGAGCAACGACAACCAGATTCGACACGGGATTCGTACGCGCAGAGACTACCTTAAGGGCGGCAGCGCGCTCCTCGGCGGCGGCCTGCTCGCCGGCTGCCTCGGCGGGAGCGACGACGACAGTTCGACCGCCGCGAATACCACGACCGGCACGTCGGCCGGCGAATCCGCGAACACGACCACAAGCGGGTCGTACACGGTGAGCATGGCGCCGATGGGCGACGTCGAGTTCGACGAGGTGCCCGAGAGTATCTTCACGCGGCTCACCCACCTCGCGGGGATGGCGTTCGCGCTCGGGCGCGGCGACGACGTGAACGCGATGCACGCGCCGGACTACTACGACGCGCTCTGGAACCAGTTCACGCCCCGCTTGGAGGGCGTCTCGCTGGACTGGACGGGCCTGTACTCGTCGTGGAACCCGAGCATGGAGACGCTCTACGAGCTGGACAGCGACGTCCACCTCGCGGACCCGGCGAGCGTGTTCGCCCTCTCGGACTGGAACATGGACGACATCGAGGAGGTCCGGGAGCGCATCGGGCCGTGGTTCGGGAACCAGTTCAGCGACACGCACGCCCAGCCGCCCTCGGAGTGGGCGGACAGCTACGAGTACTACGGCCTCTGGGAGATGTTCGAGCGGGTCGCGAAGGTGTTCCAGGCGGAGGACCGCTACGAGGCGCTGGCGGCGGTGCGCAGCGACCTGCTGGACACCGTCGAGTCGAACCTTCCGCCCGAGGACGAGCGCCCGGCAGCGGTGATGGTCGGCGCCAGCGACCTGCAGAGCATCTACGCCTACCGGCTCGACGACCCTGGGTTCCTGACCGCGCACACGCGGCCGCTGGAGCCCAAGAGCGCGTTCGGCCCCGGCGTCGAGTCCTCGACGACGGTAGACATGGAGGCGCTGGCGGAAGCCGACCCCGACGTGATTCTCGCGCTCGGCGGGATGCACCCCTCGACGGACATCGAGGCGATTCGGTCGGGGTTCCGCGAGAGCGAGGTCGGGCAGAAGCTCGGTGCCGTGGAGAACGACCGCATCTACGCGCAGGGCGCCCGCTACCAGGGCCCGATTCTGAACCTCTTCCAGATCGAGATGACCGCCAAACAACTGTACCCCGAGCAGTTCGGCGAGTGGCCGACCTACACGGAGGGGCCATACCCCGAAATTCCCGAGGACGAACAGCTGTTTGACCGCCAGCGCGTCGCAAACGTCATCAACGGGAACTACTGA
- a CDS encoding ABC transporter substrate-binding protein produces MDDDTTRYEAPTRRDYLKFGGSLVGGGLLAGCTGQTDSESPSTQTAADDTETATETTSSGSESYSVTMSPVGTVEFDSPPESAFTVLVHHADMALALGYGDAINAMYAPELFGGLYNMFLDRLDGVPVEWTDLINSWNIDKETLYELDSDVHLADPAYMTVMDSWDAADVEEVQTNISPWFGNAYSDRHGEPPEAWAKNYEYYTLWEIFEKVAAVFQREDRYQALAAIHSEIVSELESNRPAESERPRVARVQMGISDGALSIYPFNLNDPGFEQAHLRPLGVEDAFADVEGYTQVDLEALVEADPDVILATHALGPERNFDEIKSHLESDRVAQQITAVESGRVYPMAIRYGGPIANLFQLEMAAKQVYPEQFGTWPDSAGTSYPAFSVSKQLFDRQAVADIINGDF; encoded by the coding sequence ATGGACGATGACACCACTCGATACGAGGCGCCGACCCGGCGTGACTACCTGAAATTCGGTGGCTCACTCGTCGGTGGCGGCCTGCTCGCCGGCTGTACCGGACAAACAGACTCAGAGTCACCGTCGACACAGACGGCCGCGGACGACACCGAAACCGCGACAGAGACCACGTCGTCGGGGAGCGAGAGCTACTCGGTGACGATGTCGCCAGTCGGGACCGTGGAGTTCGACTCGCCGCCGGAGAGCGCGTTCACCGTCCTCGTTCATCACGCCGACATGGCGCTCGCCCTCGGATACGGCGATGCAATCAACGCGATGTACGCACCCGAACTCTTCGGCGGGCTCTACAACATGTTCCTCGACCGGCTCGACGGCGTCCCGGTCGAGTGGACGGACCTCATCAATTCGTGGAACATCGACAAGGAGACGCTCTACGAACTGGACAGCGACGTCCACCTCGCGGACCCGGCGTACATGACCGTCATGGACAGCTGGGATGCTGCCGACGTCGAGGAAGTCCAAACGAACATCTCACCGTGGTTCGGAAACGCATACAGCGACCGCCACGGAGAACCGCCGGAGGCGTGGGCCAAGAACTACGAGTACTACACGCTCTGGGAAATCTTCGAGAAGGTCGCAGCCGTGTTCCAGCGCGAAGACCGGTACCAGGCATTAGCAGCGATTCACTCGGAGATTGTGTCCGAACTCGAATCGAATCGCCCCGCGGAATCTGAGCGGCCACGAGTCGCCCGAGTGCAGATGGGGATCTCCGATGGGGCTCTCAGCATCTACCCGTTCAATCTCAACGACCCAGGCTTCGAGCAGGCGCATCTCCGCCCGCTCGGTGTCGAAGACGCGTTCGCCGACGTAGAGGGGTACACACAGGTCGACCTCGAAGCGCTCGTCGAAGCGGACCCCGACGTCATTCTCGCCACGCACGCCCTGGGCCCGGAACGCAACTTCGACGAAATCAAATCCCACCTCGAATCGGACCGCGTCGCCCAACAAATCACCGCCGTCGAGAGTGGCCGAGTCTATCCGATGGCAATCCGGTACGGCGGCCCGATTGCCAACCTCTTCCAGTTGGAGATGGCTGCAAAGCAGGTGTATCCCGAGCAGTTCGGCACATGGCCGGACTCCGCCGGCACATCGTATCCGGCATTCTCGGTGTCAAAGCAGCTATTCGACCGGCAAGCGGTCGCAGACATCATCAACGGAGACTTCTGA
- a CDS encoding ABC transporter substrate-binding protein: protein MSDSDRVETPTRRDYLKGGGALLGGGLLAGCLGGSDSESPETTDQTTVQNTATETSTDNQSYSVTMSPAGTVEFEEPPESVMTILPHHADMATAAGHGDAVSSMLYNPGYNDTLWNKFLERLPGVSVDWADLSGSWNPSKELLYELDSDLHLDDPAYMTTMGGWTRDDIDEITENVAPWFGNTFSNANKQPSEAWADNYEYYTLWEIFQKVAAVFQAEERYEALQSVHAELLSTIESNLPPEDERPTAAMIILNQSQDSMYVYALNEPGFLTAHTRPLGATDAFAGVATESSVDYEALVEADPDVILCLAGMSEYRHVTKTRDRLSDDSTTASVSAVENGRIYTQGGRNQGPIMNLFQTEMAAKQLYPEQFGEWPTYTEGPYPEIPEDEQLFDRQRVADIINGDF, encoded by the coding sequence ATGAGCGACTCGGATAGAGTCGAGACTCCAACGCGCAGAGACTACCTCAAGGGCGGCGGCGCGCTCCTCGGTGGCGGCCTGCTCGCGGGCTGTCTCGGTGGGAGTGACAGCGAGAGCCCGGAAACGACCGACCAGACGACGGTCCAGAACACCGCGACGGAGACCAGCACGGACAATCAGTCGTACTCGGTGACGATGTCGCCGGCCGGCACCGTGGAGTTCGAGGAGCCGCCGGAGAGCGTCATGACGATTCTCCCGCACCACGCGGACATGGCGACGGCCGCCGGCCACGGCGACGCCGTCTCGTCGATGCTGTACAACCCTGGGTACAACGACACTCTCTGGAACAAGTTCCTCGAACGGCTCCCCGGCGTCTCCGTCGACTGGGCGGATCTCTCTGGTTCGTGGAACCCGAGCAAGGAGTTGCTGTACGAACTCGACAGCGACCTCCACCTCGACGACCCTGCGTACATGACGACGATGGGGGGCTGGACCCGCGACGACATCGACGAAATCACCGAGAATGTCGCGCCGTGGTTCGGGAACACGTTCAGCAACGCGAACAAGCAACCGTCGGAGGCGTGGGCGGACAACTACGAGTACTACACGCTCTGGGAGATTTTCCAGAAGGTCGCGGCGGTCTTCCAGGCCGAGGAGCGCTACGAGGCCCTCCAGTCCGTCCACGCGGAACTGCTCTCGACCATCGAGTCCAACCTCCCGCCGGAGGACGAGCGCCCGACGGCGGCGATGATTATCCTGAACCAGAGCCAGGACAGCATGTACGTGTACGCGCTGAACGAGCCAGGATTCCTGACCGCTCACACTCGGCCGCTCGGCGCGACGGACGCCTTCGCCGGTGTGGCGACCGAATCGTCGGTCGACTACGAGGCGCTCGTCGAAGCCGACCCCGACGTCATCCTCTGTCTCGCGGGGATGTCCGAGTACCGCCACGTCACGAAGACCCGCGACCGCCTGAGCGACGACTCCACGACGGCTTCCGTGTCCGCCGTCGAGAATGGTCGCATCTACACGCAGGGCGGCCGCAATCAGGGACCGATAATGAACCTTTTCCAGACGGAGATGGCCGCCAAACAGCTCTACCCCGAGCAGTTCGGCGAGTGGCCGACGTACACGGAAGGTCCCTACCCCGAAATCCCCGAGGACGAACAGCTATTCGACCGCCAGCGCGTCGCAGACATCATCAACGGAGATTTCTGA
- a CDS encoding ABC transporter substrate-binding protein — MAQDDHTHEIPTRRDIVKGGGALVGGSLLAGCTGSSDSTATTSETNETTSNPTTEPESYTVTMAPVGEVQFDAVPEQWVPYSGGYADMGVALGQADGLAGIGGGDRYYTYVYDELPGVDVDQATIEQNPEVRTKEQFYELDSDVHLYDPQMLINWFDWSQSDIQEITDNVAPFIGNLIFRRSDQWHDYRYYTLYQAFEKVADVFQQRERYEAFKQFHDDYIAGIQSRLPPTEERPNVLLTFEGTDEPTSFSPYRLNDQGTSKKQWRDLGVTDALAGTDIQNLSTTNRGEYDYETLLEVDPDVILIRGHERKSASEFRDTVLEFMRNHTVGSRLTAVQNGRVYRGGYLRQGPIHNLFLTERAAQQLYPDEFGDVTSDTELFDRQAVADIVNGDFE, encoded by the coding sequence ATGGCGCAGGACGACCACACACACGAGATACCGACGCGGAGAGACATCGTCAAGGGCGGCGGCGCACTCGTCGGTGGCAGTCTGCTTGCTGGCTGCACAGGCAGCAGCGACTCAACGGCTACCACGTCAGAGACGAACGAGACGACCAGCAATCCGACGACGGAACCTGAATCATACACAGTAACGATGGCACCAGTCGGCGAGGTCCAGTTCGACGCCGTCCCCGAACAGTGGGTGCCGTACAGTGGTGGATACGCCGACATGGGTGTCGCGCTCGGACAAGCCGATGGACTGGCAGGGATCGGTGGCGGGGACCGCTATTACACGTACGTCTACGACGAACTCCCGGGCGTCGATGTCGACCAGGCAACGATCGAACAGAATCCGGAGGTCCGGACGAAAGAACAGTTCTACGAACTGGACAGCGACGTCCACCTCTATGATCCTCAGATGCTTATCAACTGGTTTGACTGGTCGCAGTCCGACATCCAAGAGATCACGGATAACGTCGCCCCGTTCATCGGGAACCTAATTTTCCGGCGGTCGGATCAGTGGCACGACTACCGGTATTACACGCTGTATCAGGCCTTCGAGAAGGTCGCAGACGTGTTCCAACAGCGAGAGCGCTACGAAGCGTTCAAGCAGTTCCACGACGACTACATCGCAGGCATTCAGAGCCGGCTTCCACCGACAGAAGAGCGTCCGAACGTTCTGTTGACGTTCGAGGGGACCGACGAGCCGACGTCGTTCTCGCCGTACCGGCTCAACGACCAGGGGACCAGCAAGAAACAGTGGCGCGACCTCGGCGTCACCGACGCCCTCGCGGGTACCGACATCCAGAACCTCAGTACGACCAACCGCGGCGAATACGACTACGAGACGCTACTGGAAGTCGACCCAGACGTCATCCTCATCCGTGGCCACGAACGGAAGTCAGCCAGTGAGTTCCGCGACACCGTTCTGGAGTTCATGCGGAACCACACCGTCGGTAGCCGGCTGACTGCAGTGCAGAACGGGCGTGTATATCGTGGCGGCTATCTCCGGCAAGGCCCGATTCACAACCTCTTCCTCACCGAACGAGCAGCCCAACAGCTCTATCCCGACGAGTTCGGAGACGTGACCTCTGACACCGAACTCTTCGACCGCCAAGCAGTCGCGGACATCGTCAACGGTGATTTCGAATGA
- a CDS encoding ABC transporter ATP-binding protein, protein MFENTNLMSTSTDSEQVAAEDDAGDLLAGDRGAGELTGKNLVIGYPGTETPVIDGETIKVEPGSVTALIGPNGSGKSTLLKTLARQLDAEAGSVLVDGIDIHSLAPKEMAKKLGLLSQESASPNSLTVEDLIYHGRHPHRGFFEQVTREDQAAVNRAMELAGIGHLRTRELGSLSGGQKQLAWIAMILAQETDILLLDEPTTFLDPHHQLEVLEIVEKLHDESDITVVLVLHDIEQAARYADHVIALRDGEIQARGAPQEVVTEELLADVFRIEATVEAGTHGPTVSMESPLHDDE, encoded by the coding sequence ATGTTCGAGAACACGAATCTCATGTCGACGTCGACAGACAGTGAACAGGTGGCCGCGGAAGACGACGCCGGCGACTTGCTCGCGGGCGACCGCGGTGCGGGCGAGCTCACGGGAAAGAACCTCGTCATCGGCTATCCGGGGACGGAGACACCGGTCATCGACGGTGAGACGATCAAGGTCGAGCCGGGGTCGGTAACCGCACTTATTGGCCCGAACGGTAGCGGGAAGTCCACTCTGCTGAAGACGCTCGCCCGGCAGCTCGATGCCGAGGCCGGCTCCGTGCTCGTCGACGGGATCGACATCCACTCGCTGGCGCCCAAGGAGATGGCGAAGAAGCTAGGGTTGCTCTCTCAGGAGAGCGCCTCCCCGAACAGCCTGACCGTCGAGGACCTCATCTACCACGGCCGCCACCCCCACCGCGGGTTCTTCGAGCAGGTCACTCGAGAGGACCAGGCGGCCGTGAATCGCGCGATGGAGCTGGCGGGCATCGGCCACCTCCGAACGCGGGAGCTCGGAAGCTTGAGCGGCGGCCAGAAGCAGCTGGCGTGGATCGCAATGATTCTCGCCCAGGAGACGGACATCCTGTTGCTGGACGAGCCGACGACGTTCCTCGACCCACATCACCAGCTGGAGGTCCTAGAGATCGTCGAGAAACTTCACGACGAGAGCGACATCACGGTCGTACTCGTGCTCCACGACATCGAGCAGGCCGCCCGCTACGCCGACCACGTAATTGCGCTCCGGGACGGTGAGATTCAGGCGCGCGGTGCGCCCCAGGAGGTCGTGACCGAGGAGCTGCTAGCGGACGTGTTCCGTATCGAAGCGACAGTCGAGGCGGGCACGCACGGGCCGACGGTATCGATGGAGAGCCCGCTCCACGACGACGAGTAG
- a CDS encoding FecCD family ABC transporter permease, which produces MSNTDPSAAAEEFKSRRAEEGRLAWVQDPSLITLCLASVGIVVLAGLVQISFGSYTMPVSQAWQAVIDTDVLFDARWLLQFFLGEELMRTVTGFQGELPELATGTLIVWNIRLPRVVVAVFVGMNLAVSGAIFQAVTRNELASPFILGVSSGAGLMILLSLVVFSSLSTVLPLVAALGGMAAFLIVYLIAWKNGTSPVRLVLAGVIVSTVFQSLQTAMFFFADDLGVVQTAIQWTTGSLTGVGWAQVRMALPWTIISMFLAALSSRQMNVLLLGEQTAKSLGVSVERVRFALSSIAVLAAAASIAVAGIVSFVGLIVPHLVRNIVGTNYKKLVVGCLFAGPALMVGADVGARLGMMVVTGTNGGQLPVGIVTGLVGGPYFLYLMRKKQELGEI; this is translated from the coding sequence ATGAGCAACACTGATCCATCAGCGGCGGCGGAGGAGTTCAAGTCACGACGGGCCGAAGAAGGACGGCTAGCGTGGGTCCAGGACCCATCACTGATTACACTCTGTCTCGCCAGCGTCGGCATCGTCGTCCTCGCCGGACTGGTACAGATTAGTTTCGGCTCCTACACGATGCCGGTCAGTCAAGCATGGCAGGCCGTCATCGATACCGACGTGTTATTTGACGCACGGTGGCTACTCCAGTTCTTCCTCGGGGAGGAGCTAATGCGTACGGTCACCGGGTTCCAAGGAGAGCTTCCGGAGCTAGCGACTGGGACGCTCATCGTCTGGAACATCCGGCTGCCGCGTGTGGTCGTTGCGGTCTTCGTCGGGATGAACCTCGCTGTCTCGGGGGCAATCTTCCAAGCGGTCACGCGCAACGAGCTGGCGAGTCCGTTTATTCTCGGTGTCTCCTCGGGTGCTGGACTAATGATTCTGCTGTCGCTGGTAGTGTTCAGTAGTCTTTCAACGGTACTCCCGCTAGTTGCCGCGCTCGGCGGCATGGCAGCGTTCCTTATCGTGTACCTCATCGCGTGGAAGAACGGCACAAGTCCGGTCCGGCTCGTGTTGGCAGGCGTTATCGTCTCGACGGTGTTCCAGTCGCTGCAGACGGCGATGTTCTTTTTCGCGGACGACCTCGGCGTCGTCCAGACGGCGATTCAGTGGACGACTGGCTCGCTGACCGGCGTCGGCTGGGCGCAGGTCCGTATGGCGCTGCCATGGACAATCATCTCGATGTTTCTTGCGGCACTTAGCTCGCGGCAGATGAACGTCCTATTGCTCGGCGAACAGACCGCGAAGTCCCTTGGCGTCTCGGTCGAGCGCGTGCGGTTCGCGCTGTCAAGCATTGCGGTGCTGGCGGCGGCCGCGAGCATCGCGGTCGCAGGCATCGTGAGCTTCGTCGGGCTCATCGTCCCGCACTTGGTACGGAACATCGTCGGAACCAACTACAAGAAGCTCGTCGTCGGCTGCCTATTCGCCGGCCCCGCCCTAATGGTCGGTGCCGACGTCGGCGCGCGCCTCGGGATGATGGTGGTGACGGGAACGAATGGCGGTCAGCTACCGGTCGGAATCGTAACTGGACTGGTCGGCGGCCCGTACTTCCTCTACCTGATGCGGAAGAAACAGGAGCTAGGTGAGATCTGA
- a CDS encoding NAD(P)/FAD-dependent oxidoreductase — MSADESTDAASTREYDVVIVGGGPAGCSTGVFTAREGLDTVIFDRGRSSLRQCAHLENYLGFPAGIDIETFYDLAHDHAKTAGCDVVADLVESVTRATDGGFVVETQEDRTVHAARVVAATRYGSEYLKPLDDADEMFVTHSHGGEEHEHFDRTYADRDGRTPIEGLYVASPVEKVSEQAILAAGHGALVGRHVVGDARREEGYWDEIAERIDWLRRERARDDEWGDRERWREYFQNNLPDDHGLSEDKLDELREQEIDDRLDAYVTDDEIDQRKQQAHDAILESLDTDRIRAYLDRVDDTGDS, encoded by the coding sequence ATGAGCGCCGACGAATCCACCGATGCGGCTTCCACACGCGAGTACGACGTCGTCATCGTCGGCGGCGGGCCGGCGGGCTGCTCGACCGGCGTGTTCACCGCCCGCGAGGGTCTCGACACGGTCATCTTCGACCGCGGGCGGTCGTCTCTCCGACAGTGCGCGCACCTGGAGAACTACCTCGGGTTCCCCGCGGGCATCGACATCGAGACGTTCTACGACCTCGCACACGACCACGCCAAGACTGCGGGATGCGACGTCGTCGCGGACCTCGTCGAGTCGGTGACGCGGGCGACCGACGGCGGCTTCGTCGTCGAGACGCAGGAAGACCGTACCGTCCACGCGGCCCGGGTCGTCGCGGCGACTCGCTACGGGAGCGAGTACCTGAAGCCGCTGGACGACGCCGACGAGATGTTCGTGACTCACTCCCACGGCGGCGAGGAGCACGAGCACTTCGACCGGACGTACGCCGACCGCGACGGCCGCACACCAATCGAAGGGCTGTACGTCGCCTCACCCGTCGAGAAGGTGAGCGAGCAGGCGATTTTGGCCGCGGGACACGGTGCGCTTGTGGGCCGGCACGTCGTTGGGGATGCACGGCGCGAGGAGGGGTACTGGGACGAGATTGCCGAGCGCATCGACTGGCTTCGCCGAGAACGAGCGCGCGACGACGAGTGGGGGGATCGGGAGCGCTGGCGCGAATACTTCCAGAACAACCTACCCGACGATCACGGGCTCTCGGAGGACAAGCTGGACGAGCTCCGGGAGCAGGAGATCGACGATCGCCTCGACGCGTACGTCACCGACGACGAGATCGACCAGCGGAAACAGCAGGCACATGACGCGATTCTGGAATCGCTGGACACGGACCGGATCCGGGCGTATCTCGACCGCGTCGATGACACGGGGGACTCATGA
- a CDS encoding ABC transporter substrate-binding protein gives MKQDSPTRRDVVKYGGAMLTGGLLAGCTSDDTASPTATDGATDTDTAGTSQPTADGSYTVTMEPVGTVEFESVPETWVPYTADYADMGVALGHGDDMAAIGVKARYGTHLYDNLPGVSVNKDDLTELWENGTGKEIYYELDADVHVTDPNFMVNRLQWSEGDVEEISDSVAPFFGNTIFSRAYDWHDDYPYYSLYEAFEKLAAVFQERERFEAFQRLHEDVLATVEERLPEETPDIALLYPAEVPPESFYPYLVGGGTQSKHWNDLGVGDALAEHGVTDAQAGGGTIDFETLLEIDPDALAIRLQGEISESYFEENIRSHLQSHDAVSQLSAVQNDRVIYGGLTYQGPIIHLFQLERAAQGLYPEAFGGEQLFDRQRVANIVNGEFDE, from the coding sequence ATGAAGCAGGATTCCCCAACGCGGCGCGACGTGGTGAAGTACGGCGGAGCGATGCTCACGGGCGGGCTGCTCGCCGGCTGCACCAGCGACGACACGGCATCACCCACCGCCACCGACGGGGCGACCGACACGGACACGGCCGGCACCAGTCAACCGACGGCCGACGGCTCGTACACCGTCACGATGGAGCCCGTCGGCACCGTCGAGTTCGAGTCAGTCCCGGAGACGTGGGTTCCCTACACCGCCGACTACGCCGACATGGGCGTCGCCCTCGGCCACGGCGACGACATGGCCGCCATCGGCGTCAAAGCCCGGTACGGCACCCACCTCTACGACAACCTCCCCGGCGTCTCGGTGAACAAGGACGACCTCACGGAGCTCTGGGAGAACGGCACCGGGAAAGAGATTTACTACGAACTCGACGCCGACGTCCACGTCACCGACCCGAACTTCATGGTCAACCGCCTCCAGTGGAGCGAGGGCGACGTCGAGGAAATCAGCGACAGCGTCGCGCCGTTCTTCGGGAACACCATCTTCTCGCGGGCGTACGACTGGCACGACGACTACCCCTACTACTCGCTGTACGAGGCCTTCGAGAAGCTCGCGGCGGTCTTCCAGGAGCGCGAGCGCTTCGAAGCCTTCCAGCGGCTCCACGAGGACGTCTTGGCGACCGTCGAAGAACGCCTGCCGGAGGAGACGCCAGACATCGCCTTGCTCTACCCAGCGGAAGTCCCGCCGGAGTCGTTCTACCCGTACCTCGTCGGCGGCGGCACCCAGTCCAAGCACTGGAACGACCTCGGCGTCGGCGACGCGCTCGCCGAGCACGGCGTCACGGACGCGCAGGCCGGCGGCGGCACCATCGACTTCGAGACCCTGCTGGAAATCGACCCGGACGCGCTCGCAATCAGACTGCAGGGCGAAATCTCGGAGTCGTACTTCGAGGAGAACATCCGCTCGCACCTCCAGAGCCACGACGCCGTCAGCCAGCTGTCGGCCGTCCAGAACGACCGCGTCATCTACGGCGGGCTCACCTACCAGGGCCCCATCATCCACCTGTTCCAACTGGAGCGGGCGGCGCAGGGACTGTACCCGGAGGCGTTCGGCGGCGAACAGCTGTTCGACCGCCAGCGCGTCGCGAACATCGTCAACGGGGAGTTCGACGAATGA